From Deinococcus taeanensis, one genomic window encodes:
- a CDS encoding sensor domain-containing diguanylate cyclase, with protein MVSAGMPNLRRVAWGVLATIALIGVWSNASLERDTGRLLAEISVMNITDRQRVYAEEVARHAWQLVTALSHEDRQQARARLKRSVAGMRDGHGAWVQATALNDPQDTAVPLFVRLDVEVQGYLAAANSILLTPDGQLKRRNSDVRWLEHQATGSLISVLDEAIAKLEDDGDEHIRRMNADAKVRLLCVIVLLVVLGQGVFRPLDRRIRRVQGDLITERDFAQQVMTTAAQGLTVTDAQGRFEYVNPAYAQMVGLHPDALLGRTPFDVAFADEHLILREAAERCAAGETSTYEAQLRRTDSTAVPVLITETPRVIGGVRTGAIASITDLTEQKLNEQTVWTLAALSHGLEQEQTPEGVARRALSLLSQSMDLGWLTLYRRDGERFVLQKTSGDLPSGAAAHTDLTLERNEGPIWETLGGRAVYLTEARLPPFAALGPRSVAVVPLPAGDGPVTQVLCAARSGEARPWVLRERVLLETAARSVAAALQRAELHQEAQNAASFAQTLLTISALVESEFDPSATAAEVLNLLGPALQMNRASVLLVRDDQAEVVTAWPPQASSWNDWDVPKGEPWLESAAAPDQTVTILDSPATEDAQQCSVAWVSLATAQDTQFLMVGARPQPARSWSQQDRALLGAAARTVRVAWERQGRFRQVELASLTDPLTGLGNRRALNRSMEDLSLRSAEPFGLLSIDVDGLKVVNDTFGHDCGDLLLQEFARALKECFRGHDLVFRLGGDEFVVLLPGCRQEQAQSMLNRVQAASDRVRRLPELVGCGASVGAAFCPDDGQLLPQLITRADERMYEHKRRRKKQLI; from the coding sequence ATGGTCTCTGCCGGAATGCCGAATCTTCGCCGCGTGGCGTGGGGGGTGCTGGCCACTATCGCCCTGATCGGCGTGTGGTCCAACGCGAGCCTGGAACGGGACACCGGCCGGCTGCTGGCAGAGATTTCGGTGATGAATATCACGGACCGGCAGCGCGTGTATGCCGAAGAGGTTGCGAGACACGCATGGCAGCTGGTCACGGCGCTGTCTCATGAGGACCGGCAACAGGCGCGCGCACGCCTGAAGCGCAGTGTCGCTGGCATGCGCGACGGCCACGGCGCCTGGGTACAGGCCACAGCGCTGAACGACCCGCAGGACACAGCCGTTCCGCTTTTCGTGCGGCTGGACGTTGAGGTCCAGGGCTACCTGGCGGCCGCGAACAGCATCCTCCTGACTCCGGACGGGCAGTTAAAGCGGCGGAATTCAGACGTCCGCTGGTTGGAGCATCAGGCAACAGGCTCCCTCATCAGCGTGCTGGATGAAGCGATCGCCAAACTGGAAGATGACGGCGACGAACACATTCGCCGCATGAATGCCGACGCAAAAGTGCGGCTTCTATGCGTCATTGTGCTGCTGGTGGTTCTTGGGCAGGGGGTGTTCCGGCCGCTCGACCGGCGAATCCGCCGGGTTCAGGGTGACCTGATCACAGAACGGGACTTCGCGCAGCAGGTGATGACCACGGCGGCGCAGGGCCTCACCGTGACCGATGCGCAGGGTCGGTTTGAGTACGTGAACCCTGCCTACGCCCAGATGGTCGGGTTGCACCCGGACGCTCTGCTGGGGCGTACTCCATTTGACGTGGCGTTCGCTGATGAGCACCTGATTCTTCGTGAAGCGGCGGAGCGGTGCGCAGCCGGCGAGACAAGCACGTACGAGGCGCAGTTGCGGCGCACTGACAGCACGGCAGTGCCTGTCCTCATCACGGAGACGCCCCGCGTGATCGGCGGCGTCCGGACTGGCGCCATTGCGTCGATCACAGACCTGACCGAGCAGAAGCTGAATGAACAGACTGTCTGGACTCTGGCGGCACTCTCGCACGGACTGGAGCAGGAGCAGACGCCTGAGGGGGTGGCCCGGCGCGCACTGAGCCTGCTGTCGCAGTCGATGGACCTGGGGTGGCTCACACTGTACCGCCGTGATGGGGAACGGTTCGTGCTGCAGAAGACTTCAGGTGATCTGCCCAGTGGTGCGGCTGCCCACACTGACCTGACGCTTGAGCGCAATGAAGGCCCGATCTGGGAGACTCTGGGAGGCCGCGCGGTGTACCTGACCGAGGCGCGCCTGCCTCCCTTTGCCGCGCTGGGGCCCCGGAGTGTGGCGGTGGTGCCGCTCCCCGCTGGCGACGGGCCTGTCACGCAGGTGCTGTGCGCTGCCCGCTCCGGAGAAGCCAGGCCCTGGGTTCTGCGGGAAAGGGTGCTGCTCGAAACGGCGGCACGTTCTGTCGCTGCAGCGTTGCAGCGGGCCGAGTTACACCAGGAGGCGCAGAACGCCGCGTCCTTTGCACAGACACTGTTAACCATCTCCGCGCTCGTGGAAAGTGAGTTCGACCCCTCAGCCACGGCCGCCGAGGTGCTGAATCTGCTGGGGCCGGCACTGCAGATGAACCGGGCCAGCGTGCTGCTGGTACGGGACGACCAGGCGGAGGTGGTCACGGCCTGGCCACCACAGGCATCCAGTTGGAACGACTGGGACGTACCGAAAGGGGAGCCGTGGCTGGAGTCAGCCGCTGCACCTGATCAGACCGTCACCATCCTCGACAGTCCGGCGACTGAGGATGCGCAACAGTGCAGTGTGGCCTGGGTGTCGCTGGCTACGGCGCAGGACACGCAGTTCCTGATGGTCGGCGCGCGCCCTCAACCTGCCAGGTCGTGGTCTCAGCAGGACCGGGCGCTGCTCGGTGCTGCTGCCCGGACGGTACGCGTTGCGTGGGAACGGCAGGGCCGGTTCCGGCAGGTTGAACTCGCGTCACTCACTGACCCCCTGACCGGTCTCGGTAACCGCCGCGCGCTGAACCGGTCCATGGAGGACCTCAGCCTGAGATCGGCGGAGCCCTTCGGGCTGCTGAGTATCGACGTGGACGGCCTGAAGGTGGTCAACGATACGTTCGGTCATGACTGCGGGGACCTGCTGCTACAGGAGTTCGCGCGGGCCCTGAAGGAGTGTTTCCGGGGGCATGACCTCGTGTTCCGTTTGGGTGGCGATGAGTTCGTGGTGCTGCTGCCCGGATGCCGGCAGGAGCAGGCGCAGAGCATGCTGAACCGGGTGCAGGCCGCTTCCGACCGGGTCCGCCGCCTGCCGGAACTGGTGGGGTGTGGAGCGAGTGTAGGCGCCGCTTTCTGTCCAGATGACGGTCAGTTGCTGCCCCAGCTGATCACGCGTGCAGATGAGCGGATGTATGAGCACAAGAGACGCCGGAAGAAGCAACTCATCTAG
- a CDS encoding ParB/RepB/Spo0J family partition protein — protein MDTLNQPATATLSTDLLEPGAFQPRLYFSPDALADLTGSIRDQGVLQPLLVRPRPGGRYEIVAGERRWRAARQAGLTEVPVLIRHLNDQEARMAAAVENLQRENLNVMEEVRARLQVAAAILELPEDQTVARMFALDRRPDSDPERVERLDAAFTALGRETWRSFIRNRAALLNLPEDLQEAVRTGLDYRKALILARVPDPGQRAALVDEALSGATVAQLRLKVTGGPSDSGDVFVSVARQLRDRRLLERLEPDRRARAEKLLRQLQTLLG, from the coding sequence ATGGACACGTTGAACCAGCCGGCCACGGCGACGCTCAGCACAGACCTGCTGGAGCCCGGCGCGTTTCAGCCCCGCCTGTACTTCAGTCCGGATGCCCTGGCAGATCTGACGGGCAGTATCCGGGATCAGGGCGTCTTGCAACCTCTGCTGGTCCGGCCGCGTCCCGGCGGGCGGTACGAGATCGTGGCAGGTGAGCGGCGCTGGCGGGCGGCGCGGCAGGCGGGCCTGACCGAGGTGCCGGTGCTGATCCGGCACCTGAACGATCAGGAAGCCAGGATGGCGGCGGCGGTCGAGAATCTGCAGCGTGAGAACCTGAATGTCATGGAGGAGGTGCGTGCCCGGCTGCAGGTGGCCGCCGCGATTCTGGAACTGCCCGAAGACCAGACGGTGGCGCGAATGTTCGCCCTGGACCGGCGACCCGACAGTGATCCTGAACGCGTTGAACGTCTTGACGCGGCGTTCACAGCTTTGGGCCGGGAAACCTGGCGGTCCTTCATCCGCAACCGCGCCGCGCTGCTGAACCTGCCAGAGGACCTCCAGGAGGCTGTGCGGACGGGTCTGGATTACCGCAAAGCGTTGATCCTCGCTCGCGTGCCGGATCCAGGCCAGCGTGCAGCACTCGTGGACGAGGCCCTGTCGGGCGCGACGGTTGCCCAGTTGCGTCTGAAAGTCACGGGTGGTCCGTCAGACAGTGGTGACGTGTTCGTCAGTGTGGCTCGTCAGTTGCGTGACCGGAGGCTGCTGGAGAGGCTGGAGCCTGACCGCCGGGCCAGGGCGGAAAAGCTGCTGCGTCAGCTGCAGACCCTGCTGGGCTGA
- a CDS encoding ParA family protein, translating into MLTLTLFNHAGGVMKSSLTRDVGYTLAHAGQRVLLIDLDPQANLTDWLGVSGVTRDQTIYDTATRGDALPEPVRAHGLHLLPSDVSLALAEGQMMGVVGAHLHLRQALHEWRDRYDTVLIDSPPSLGQLSILGALAADHLVVPVPTRQKGMNALAGLAEAMATYRKLRPDLTVALYVPTLYDARRSHDREAYAALKDILTPLASPIPDRGAVWNDSASAGQPVGVYAPNSPVHQDVLRVTQEIAVATGMTLDVAQGVRQ; encoded by the coding sequence ATGCTGACACTCACACTGTTCAACCATGCGGGCGGGGTCATGAAGTCCAGCCTCACCCGGGACGTGGGGTATACCCTCGCGCACGCTGGTCAACGTGTCCTGCTGATTGACCTGGATCCGCAGGCAAATCTGACGGACTGGCTCGGGGTCAGTGGCGTTACCCGCGATCAGACCATCTATGACACAGCCACGCGGGGCGACGCGCTGCCTGAGCCCGTCAGGGCGCATGGTCTGCATCTGCTTCCCAGTGACGTCTCTCTAGCCCTGGCTGAAGGCCAGATGATGGGCGTCGTGGGCGCGCATCTTCACCTGCGTCAGGCGCTACACGAATGGCGCGACCGGTACGACACGGTGCTGATCGACAGTCCACCCAGCCTTGGGCAACTGTCCATTCTGGGCGCCCTGGCGGCCGATCATCTTGTGGTGCCTGTGCCAACGCGGCAAAAAGGAATGAATGCGCTGGCAGGGTTGGCTGAAGCGATGGCGACCTACCGGAAACTCCGGCCTGACCTCACGGTCGCGCTGTATGTGCCCACGCTGTATGACGCGCGGCGTTCGCACGACCGCGAAGCGTACGCGGCATTAAAGGACATTCTCACACCGCTGGCCAGTCCCATCCCGGACCGCGGCGCTGTATGGAATGACAGTGCGAGCGCCGGACAGCCAGTGGGAGTGTACGCACCGAACAGCCCGGTGCATCAGGACGTTCTGCGGGTGACGCAGGAGATTGCCGTGGCAACCGGAATGACGCTGGACGTGGCGCAGGGGGTCCGGCAGTGA
- a CDS encoding replication initiator protein A, whose translation MADKGIKRFDELNIARLSLISVQERIPADYRDWSVELEDGDRRYRVTCQALPEYGVPHGIDTDISAALVNLYIDQGSPPDGTVTCTPYQLLQMAGLDTSGRYYAALDESLKRLTTTTYFISEGWRDHPRGRWTNVNFRYIDRIEFTSGEAEKLDASSVLRITLPQEIARSVRAGYIKSLDLSFMQTLKRPPTRALYRLLDAQRRDPENPDAVAMAYQVGLMEWAEACKIVTDRPSMAQRTLDAAHEELIEKGFLKNVEYLGRGKKKLLQYTFGEAFIPPDPALLQELADLGVTQTRALQLVREHGEQTVDDAVVRCKAILAAGYKPRSKPAFFVDVLKNPGKYLLPEGVTPPQKQATKAQQASRRSPVQPTLFEAPSRPPEKEPDEETRLKVMPRERQVEEVMRTLTFLLRNDLKLQELDTLRLALDEGLEDPLEIKAWAIKGISGGQKSAVVRDLRTRLQLSALPPQRPRP comes from the coding sequence GTGGCAGACAAGGGAATCAAACGCTTTGACGAGCTCAACATCGCCCGGTTGAGTCTCATCAGCGTTCAGGAGCGCATCCCCGCGGACTACCGTGACTGGAGCGTGGAACTCGAAGACGGAGACCGCCGCTACCGCGTGACCTGCCAGGCTCTGCCCGAGTACGGGGTGCCCCACGGAATCGACACAGACATCAGCGCCGCGCTGGTCAACCTGTACATCGACCAGGGTTCACCTCCCGACGGTACCGTCACGTGTACGCCCTATCAACTCCTCCAGATGGCCGGCCTGGACACCAGCGGGCGGTATTATGCGGCTCTGGATGAAAGCCTGAAACGGCTTACCACCACCACGTACTTCATCTCCGAAGGGTGGCGCGATCATCCCAGAGGGCGCTGGACGAACGTCAACTTCCGGTACATTGACCGCATCGAATTCACCTCGGGTGAAGCGGAAAAACTGGATGCCAGCAGCGTGCTGCGCATCACACTGCCTCAGGAAATTGCCCGCAGCGTGCGCGCCGGCTACATCAAGTCACTGGACCTGTCGTTCATGCAAACCCTCAAGCGCCCTCCCACCCGGGCGTTGTACCGTCTGCTGGACGCGCAGCGCCGCGACCCCGAAAACCCGGATGCGGTGGCCATGGCGTACCAGGTGGGGCTCATGGAGTGGGCAGAAGCCTGCAAGATCGTTACTGATCGGCCCAGCATGGCGCAGCGAACCCTGGACGCCGCCCACGAGGAACTGATCGAAAAGGGATTCCTGAAAAACGTGGAGTACCTGGGGCGCGGCAAGAAGAAACTCCTGCAGTACACCTTCGGCGAAGCGTTCATTCCGCCGGATCCAGCGCTGCTGCAAGAACTTGCGGATCTGGGCGTCACACAGACGCGTGCCCTGCAGCTGGTGCGTGAACATGGTGAGCAGACGGTGGACGACGCAGTCGTGCGGTGCAAGGCAATTCTGGCGGCCGGGTACAAGCCCCGCTCCAAACCCGCTTTTTTTGTGGACGTCCTGAAAAATCCAGGCAAGTACCTGTTGCCCGAAGGGGTCACGCCGCCTCAAAAACAGGCCACCAAGGCCCAGCAGGCCTCGCGGAGGAGTCCGGTACAGCCGACGCTTTTCGAGGCCCCTTCCCGGCCTCCTGAAAAGGAACCTGATGAGGAGACCCGCCTGAAGGTGATGCCGCGCGAACGGCAGGTCGAGGAAGTCATGCGTACACTGACGTTCCTGCTCCGCAACGACCTGAAACTCCAGGAACTCGACACGCTGCGCCTGGCGCTGGACGAAGGCCTCGAAGATCCGCTTGAAATCAAAGCGTGGGCGATCAAAGGCATCAGCGGCGGACAGAAGAGCGCCGTGGTGCGTGACCTGCGGACCCGACTGCAGTTGAGTGCTCTGCCGCCGCAACGTCCACGCCCCTGA
- a CDS encoding ABC transporter ATP-binding protein, which produces MTAAQTAPAPTAAPQARGAGVHLHHLRVQYGAARVLHDLTLHIAPGERVALIGASGGGKTTLLRALAGLTPHSGEVRVQAAGDSPARVRVMFQEDRLLPWLGALENAALGLTRAEREHASAALRGVGLQGREQAYPHELSGGQRQRVALARALAHRPDLLLLDEPFGALDALTRASMHDLLDHLLSETGATTLLVTHDLDEALKLADRVLLLSGGQVREDLPVRAPRPRRRTELEELRSHLEARLH; this is translated from the coding sequence ATGACAGCGGCGCAGACGGCCCCTGCCCCCACCGCCGCGCCGCAGGCCCGCGGCGCGGGCGTGCACCTGCACCACCTGCGCGTGCAGTACGGCGCGGCGCGGGTGCTGCATGACCTGACGCTGCACATCGCGCCCGGGGAACGCGTGGCCCTGATCGGTGCGAGCGGCGGCGGCAAAACCACCCTGCTGCGCGCCCTGGCTGGCCTCACGCCGCACAGCGGCGAGGTGCGCGTGCAGGCTGCCGGTGACAGTCCAGCGCGCGTGCGGGTGATGTTCCAGGAAGACCGGTTGCTGCCGTGGCTGGGCGCCCTGGAAAACGCCGCGCTGGGCCTGACCCGCGCCGAACGTGAGCACGCCAGCGCCGCGCTGCGTGGCGTGGGCCTGCAGGGACGGGAACAGGCCTATCCACACGAACTGAGCGGCGGGCAGCGCCAGCGGGTTGCGCTCGCCCGCGCTCTGGCGCACCGACCGGACCTGCTGCTGCTCGACGAACCGTTCGGTGCGCTCGACGCCCTGACCCGCGCCTCCATGCACGACCTGCTCGACCACCTGCTCAGCGAAACGGGGGCCACCACCCTGCTCGTCACGCACGACCTCGACGAGGCCCTGAAACTCGCCGACCGCGTTCTGCTCCTTTCCGGCGGGCAAGTGCGTGAGGACCTCCCGGTGAGAGCGCCCCGCCCACGGCGCCGGACGGAGCTGGAAGAACTGCGCAGCCACCTGGAAGCGCGCCTTCACTAA
- a CDS encoding ABC transporter permease subunit produces MTQVQAPQDTVPAATTRAPRPRRLRRAPGADGRSGEWVRWLVPLMLIAAWQLSSQTGWLNPRVLPAPSAVLSAAWELARSGALGHHFLVSLQRAGLGVLVGGGLGFAFGILTGTFRVANLLLDTPFQMIRTIPNLALIPLVIVWFGIGESGKVFLIALATFFPVYLNTLHGVTSIDGRLKEMAGVYGLSPLDTFRRVTLPGALPGVLVGVRYALGISWLALVVSESFGASSGIGFLAMDAREFFRTDVIVLAILIYALIGKTADLLVRALERHLLPWQGRA; encoded by the coding sequence ATGACGCAGGTTCAGGCGCCCCAGGACACCGTACCGGCCGCCACGACGCGCGCACCCCGGCCACGGCGACTGCGCCGCGCCCCCGGCGCAGACGGACGCAGCGGCGAATGGGTGCGCTGGCTGGTGCCCCTGATGCTGATCGCCGCGTGGCAACTCTCGTCGCAGACCGGCTGGCTGAACCCCCGCGTGCTGCCGGCCCCGAGCGCGGTGCTGAGCGCCGCGTGGGAACTGGCGCGCAGCGGCGCGCTGGGCCACCACTTTCTCGTCAGCCTGCAGCGCGCCGGGCTGGGCGTCCTGGTCGGCGGCGGCCTGGGGTTTGCGTTCGGCATCCTGACCGGCACGTTCCGCGTGGCGAACCTGCTGCTGGACACACCCTTCCAGATGATCCGCACCATCCCGAACCTCGCGCTCATTCCGCTGGTGATCGTGTGGTTCGGCATCGGCGAGAGCGGCAAGGTTTTCCTGATTGCCCTGGCCACGTTCTTCCCGGTGTACCTGAACACCCTGCACGGCGTAACCAGCATCGACGGCCGCCTGAAGGAAATGGCGGGGGTCTACGGCCTGAGCCCCCTGGACACCTTTCGCCGCGTGACCCTGCCGGGCGCACTGCCGGGCGTGCTGGTTGGCGTGCGCTACGCGCTGGGCATCTCCTGGCTGGCGCTGGTCGTCAGTGAGTCCTTCGGAGCAAGCAGCGGCATCGGGTTCCTGGCCATGGACGCCCGCGAGTTCTTCCGCACGGACGTAATTGTGCTCGCCATCCTCATCTACGCCCTGATTGGCAAGACCGCCGACCTGCTGGTGCGCGCGCTGGAGCGCCACCTGCTCCCCTGGCAGGGCCGCGCATGA
- a CDS encoding aliphatic sulfonate ABC transporter substrate-binding protein, translating to MKRTLILTTLTLSALNAANAVTFTIGYQKGGIPNILKARGTLDRYAAQGITFRWVLFTAGPPLLEAANAGAVDFGSVGNAPGVFALAGGADLKYVGVSVNTADTTEAVIVPNTSTIQKVGDLKGKRIGVARGSSAHAFLFSVLQSAGLSFKDVTLVPLLPPDARPAFENGSIDAWVIWDPFLTTALQGTGARVLRDHTGLGRGDGYHLVPSAVLKDAEKKRALQILLAELESTANWANVNRATVISQLSDELGIPKSVLAITIPKSRFNIRPFRASDTRALQSLSVAFREAGVLPRNVVFGPQTYVTLPAFRSALATLGLK from the coding sequence ATGAAACGCACCCTCATCCTGACCACCCTGACCCTGTCCGCCCTGAACGCCGCGAACGCCGTGACCTTCACCATCGGGTACCAGAAAGGCGGCATTCCCAACATCCTCAAGGCGCGCGGCACGCTTGACCGCTACGCCGCGCAGGGCATCACCTTCAGGTGGGTGCTGTTCACTGCCGGCCCGCCCCTGCTGGAGGCAGCCAACGCCGGCGCGGTGGATTTCGGCAGTGTCGGCAACGCCCCGGGCGTGTTTGCCCTGGCGGGCGGCGCGGACCTGAAGTACGTGGGGGTCAGCGTCAACACCGCCGACACCACCGAGGCGGTCATCGTGCCGAACACCTCCACCATTCAGAAGGTCGGCGACCTGAAAGGCAAACGCATCGGCGTCGCCCGCGGCTCCAGCGCCCACGCCTTCCTGTTCAGCGTCCTGCAGAGTGCCGGGCTGAGTTTCAAGGACGTGACGCTCGTGCCCCTGCTGCCGCCCGACGCGCGCCCCGCGTTCGAGAACGGCAGTATCGACGCCTGGGTCATCTGGGACCCGTTCCTGACCACTGCTCTTCAGGGCACCGGGGCGCGCGTTCTGCGTGATCACACCGGCCTGGGCCGCGGCGACGGGTACCACCTGGTTCCGAGTGCGGTTCTGAAGGATGCCGAGAAGAAACGTGCGCTGCAGATCCTGCTGGCCGAGCTGGAAAGCACCGCCAACTGGGCCAACGTGAACCGCGCCACCGTGATCTCGCAGCTCAGTGACGAACTCGGCATCCCGAAAAGCGTGCTGGCCATCACCATTCCGAAAAGCCGCTTTAACATCCGGCCCTTCCGCGCCAGTGACACCCGCGCCCTGCAGTCCCTCTCCGTGGCGTTCCGGGAGGCGGGCGTCCTGCCACGCAACGTGGTGTTCGGTCCGCAGACCTACGTGACCCTGCCGGCCTTCCGGTCTGCGCTGGCCACGCTGGGGCTCAAATGA
- a CDS encoding LLM class flavin-dependent oxidoreductase encodes MTHTDPTHTALTSPNLYWFIPSGGDGRQLGQPSRPAHFSYLTQVAQAADALGFDGALLPTGGTNEDTVILASALSSLTRQLRFLVALRPGLYSPVLAARLTASLDRISGGRINLNIVSGSGQFDFEGLNLTQAERYALTDEWLGVFRALLRGETVTHHSDHLSLTDGRALLPSVQRPYPPIYFGGSSDPALRVAGEHADVYLSWGERPDEVAAKFDRVHAEAARHGRTVRFGLRAHVIVRPTEDEAWAAAEQLIEDISDEQIAQAHQAFVNSGSEGQRRQSALNGGTRASLRVGPNLWAGVGLVRGGAGTAFVGNPGNVAAALREYQALGVDTFILSGYPHLEEAYRVAELLFPALGRTSPVFTPRDAQTLSHTATPVPEPVGRFRSI; translated from the coding sequence ATGACACACACCGACCCCACCCATACCGCCCTGACCAGCCCCAACCTGTACTGGTTCATTCCTTCCGGCGGCGACGGCCGGCAGCTCGGGCAACCCTCCCGCCCGGCGCATTTCAGTTACCTGACGCAGGTCGCGCAGGCCGCCGACGCCCTGGGCTTCGACGGAGCGCTGCTGCCCACCGGCGGCACGAACGAGGACACCGTGATTCTCGCCAGCGCCCTGTCCAGCCTCACGCGGCAGCTGCGCTTCCTGGTCGCGCTGCGCCCCGGCCTCTACTCCCCGGTTCTGGCCGCCCGCCTGACCGCTTCGCTTGACCGGATCAGCGGCGGACGCATCAACCTGAACATCGTTTCGGGCAGCGGCCAGTTCGACTTTGAAGGCCTGAACCTCACCCAGGCCGAACGCTACGCCCTCACGGACGAGTGGCTGGGCGTCTTCCGCGCCCTGCTGCGCGGCGAGACGGTCACGCACCACAGCGATCACCTGAGCCTCACTGACGGGCGCGCCCTGCTCCCCAGCGTGCAGCGTCCCTACCCGCCCATCTACTTCGGCGGCAGCAGCGACCCGGCCCTGCGGGTGGCCGGCGAGCACGCGGACGTGTACCTCAGCTGGGGCGAACGGCCCGACGAGGTCGCTGCGAAGTTCGACCGGGTGCACGCCGAGGCCGCCCGGCACGGCCGCACCGTGCGCTTCGGCCTGCGCGCCCACGTGATCGTCCGACCAACCGAGGACGAGGCCTGGGCCGCCGCCGAGCAGCTCATCGAGGACATCAGCGACGAGCAGATCGCCCAGGCGCACCAGGCGTTCGTGAACAGCGGCTCCGAAGGCCAGCGCCGCCAGAGCGCCCTGAACGGCGGCACCCGCGCGTCGCTGCGCGTCGGGCCGAACCTCTGGGCTGGCGTCGGGCTCGTGCGCGGCGGGGCCGGCACCGCCTTCGTCGGTAACCCCGGGAACGTCGCCGCGGCCCTGCGCGAATACCAGGCGCTCGGCGTGGACACCTTCATCCTCAGCGGCTACCCCCACCTCGAGGAAGCGTACCGGGTGGCGGAACTGCTGTTCCCCGCGCTGGGCCGCACCAGTCCGGTCTTCACGCCGCGGGACGCGCAGACGCTCAGCCACACCGCCACGCCCGTTCCGGAACCCGTGGGGCGCTTCCGCAGCATCTGA
- a CDS encoding MetQ/NlpA family ABC transporter substrate-binding protein, whose translation MRIPLILTTLLLSTTAAAGTLRVGASPVPHAEILNFIKPILAKQGVTLVIREFSDYVQPNLALADGSIDVNFFQHAPYLAAFQKDRPLGIVAGAKVHVEPIGLYSRRVRDLRALKTGATIAIPNDPSNSGRALKLLERAGLLRLKAGVGTNATPLDIVSNVKRLKFRELEAAQLPRALADVDAAVINTNYALDAGLNPLKDALTLEGASSPYANLLAVKPATLKNPDYQKLAQALQSPAVRTFILNTYKGAVVPAF comes from the coding sequence ATGCGCATTCCCCTGATCCTGACCACCCTGCTGCTCTCCACCACTGCCGCCGCCGGTACCCTCCGCGTGGGTGCCAGCCCCGTGCCGCACGCCGAGATTCTGAACTTCATCAAGCCCATCCTGGCGAAACAGGGGGTGACGCTCGTCATCCGTGAATTCAGTGATTACGTGCAGCCGAACCTCGCGCTGGCCGACGGGAGCATCGACGTGAACTTCTTCCAGCACGCGCCGTACCTCGCGGCGTTCCAGAAGGACCGCCCGCTGGGCATCGTGGCCGGCGCGAAGGTGCACGTGGAACCCATCGGGCTGTACTCCCGGCGCGTGCGCGATCTCCGTGCCCTGAAGACCGGCGCGACCATCGCCATCCCTAACGACCCCAGCAACAGCGGCCGCGCCCTGAAACTGCTGGAACGCGCCGGACTGCTCCGCCTGAAAGCCGGTGTGGGCACGAATGCCACGCCGCTGGATATCGTCAGTAACGTCAAACGCCTGAAGTTCCGGGAACTGGAGGCGGCGCAGCTGCCCCGCGCGCTCGCGGACGTGGACGCCGCAGTAATTAACACCAACTACGCCCTGGACGCCGGTCTGAACCCCCTCAAGGACGCCCTGACCCTTGAAGGCGCCAGCAGTCCCTATGCCAACCTGCTCGCGGTAAAACCCGCTACGCTGAAGAACCCTGACTACCAGAAGCTCGCGCAGGCCCTGCAAAGTCCGGCCGTGCGGACGTTCATCCTGAATACATACAAAGGCGCCGTCGTCCCCGCGTTCTGA